CTTTGTTATGTTTCTATTAAAGAACAGAAAGACTATTCCAATCCACCGCTCATAGAATTTCTTAATCCCAAAACAGCCCTTACTGCTGTAATTGAAGGTTTTTCTATCAGTTTTGGCTTTTCACAAAATATGACAAAAATAAATCATGAGGAGAACAGGGAAATTCCTGAGGGTTAAATGACTACCCTTGTATATAAGAATGAAACGAATAAGGGGATAACTATTTCATTTGTTATGTATAAAAAAAGTCTACAGCTAATTCTATTTTATTAATAAACAGGGTGTGATTATCTTAATAAAAAATAAAACAGGGCTTTGGTGTTGGATTTTGAAAAGTCATACTTATATGTTTTTTTAACAAATCATTTTTCATAATAATTCTGATGAAATATATATTCATTTGTGATATTATGATAGGTGGTAAATAAATTTGTAATGCCTATTATGTAGGAGATAAAACCATGCCCAAACAGAAAGGGAAAGAAGAAAAAAAACCCGTAATAAAAGAGCCGTCGCAAAAACAAGATTTGCGAGAATTTACACGATGTAATATATGCCTGAAAGCCGAAGTGCGTCTCGCTAATGGTATCCTGTTAGAAGGAGAGACGGAAAATATCAGCATGAAGGGCTTATGGTTTCGCACTGAAAAAACTTTTCCAAAAGATACACCCGTGCGAGTGCATTTGTATCTTTCTGGTACAATGGAAAAAGAGTCCTTAGACATTCGAGGTTTTGTGGTTCGTATTGAAGCCGATGGTATGGGTATTCGATTCGAAGAGATTGATTCGGACAGTGTTGAACACCTCCAGCGATTGCTCATGTATAATGCCATTGAAATAGATAAAATACATCAAGAATTTGATGAACATTTGGGCTTAAAGAAACATGATAAGTCATTGACAATTGAACCCTAATTCAGTCTTTAGGTATTTATATATATGATGGTGCAGGGCAATCAGAAATATAATTGGGTTGTCTTTACATTAAAGCCATGGGCTTTGCAGTATGGTCAACAATATTTCCATACAAATTGTTATATCCCGTTTTTACCGAAATTTTCTGAACAGTCACAAACACTTATTATCCCTCTATATTACACAATTACTGAACTTTTTTTATTACCTATCCTGTTTACAAATAAATTTCAAAAGAAGTTGAAGATAATTGTCCCTACAGATTTAATAGATACTCCATTAGGAAATTACATTACTCAGAGGGGACTTGATAGTTATAACCTCCTTCATGACTTTCAAAATTGGTCAACCGACTTACAACAGAAAGATACCTGTTTTCTATGGTTTCCACGCAATGGGTTTATTTCCAAAGAACAAGGGCTAAAATATCATTTAGGTTTGCTATCTTATGAAGAATTGTTAAAAAAAATAACTGAAGAATATACATCGTTATTCCCTACAGAAAGCCAATCGATTAAAAATCATTACTTATTTAAATCTCATTTCTATCCTTCCGTTTATAGCGAAAATCCCTTAGAGAACATTTGTGGAATTTCCTATGAAGAATTAGCCTATGGAGTGCTTAAAGAATTAAATATTAAAGATACCGTGCTGGATAGTAATCATCTTTTAGAAGTTGTTTTGCTGGAATATTCAAAGCCTTTGAAAAACCTTGCTTCTGGGGAAGATTTTAAGGATTTATTTGATAATTTTTATAAACAAAGTTCCCCTGATTTTGAGTTGTTATTGTTCCGACTTATCACCAACCTGTTTCCAGTCCGATATTCCTGGAAAAATTTTCGCAACCGTTTCTTGTGCTTATTACAGGCGACTATTGAGACACAAAATAGCCCGATTGTCGAACCGCTTAAAGCCATTCATGAAAGAATATCCACAGGAGAAAATTTTTCTGCATGGGATAAAATCCTTGTTTTTTTTGAGGAACAGGGTTTATGTAAAAACTACCCTGAAGGTATTTTTATAAAACCCCGATATTCTTTTTGGAAACAACCCCAGGCGGTATTACACTCGTTTTTCTCCT
This window of the Candidatus Hydrogenedens sp. genome carries:
- a CDS encoding PilZ domain-containing protein, translated to MPKQKGKEEKKPVIKEPSQKQDLREFTRCNICLKAEVRLANGILLEGETENISMKGLWFRTEKTFPKDTPVRVHLYLSGTMEKESLDIRGFVVRIEADGMGIRFEEIDSDSVEHLQRLLMYNAIEIDKIHQEFDEHLGLKKHDKSLTIEP
- a CDS encoding alpha/beta hydrolase produces the protein MMVQGNQKYNWVVFTLKPWALQYGQQYFHTNCYIPFLPKFSEQSQTLIIPLYYTITELFLLPILFTNKFQKKLKIIVPTDLIDTPLGNYITQRGLDSYNLLHDFQNWSTDLQQKDTCFLWFPRNGFISKEQGLKYHLGLLSYEELLKKITEEYTSLFPTESQSIKNHYLFKSHFYPSVYSENPLENICGISYEELAYGVLKELNIKDTVLDSNHLLEVVLLEYSKPLKNLASGEDFKDLFDNFYKQSSPDFELLLFRLITNLFPVRYSWKNFRNRFLCLLQATIETQNSPIVEPLKAIHERISTGENFSAWDKILVFFEEQGLCKNYPEGIFIKPRYSFWKQPQAVLHSFFSCPDGNSNKETDIVRKIKWTPNFILSYKTARNFYHKDVAIFEEDFMRSFHQEWSKEANVGRPFFRHVLGSRIGIVLSHGYLSAPMEIRALADYLYRQGYSVYGVRLKGHGTSPLDLARSSYEEWYSALNRGIACMHARCEKVFLCGFSAGGCLVLSASANKQKNIEGVISISAPLKLQNYAINLVPTISTLNLVLKKFGGSGWELFDHHPENPHINYQKNPLAGLQQLRLLMEKTEEVLPQITIPTLIIQGSNDTTVNPDSANIIFQSISSEQKKLVLFNRTRHGILNGPGSDEIFACVSQFIKDIAEKNFAITGK